A segment of the Yersinia rochesterensis genome:
ATCACTGAAATCACACGCAATAGTTAATGGCATGACGTCATCACTTGTCTCTACACTGATATTCCCGTGATTGGAGGGTATTTGCTCACCCATTGTCCATACTTCTAATTCAATGCCAAAATCTGATTCACTGACAGTAAAAAATAAATTAAATCTCTCCCCAGATAAACTAGGGCTAAAAAATATAGTGTCGGGATGACTCTCAATTAACTTCCCAATTCTTTCCGGGGCTTTATTGTATTCAAAGGTGACATTAAATCCCTGTACTATATGATCAACAACGCCTGTTATTTTTTTCTCGATTAAATTACCAGAGTCGTAAAGTGCTTGAATGGCTAAGCGTGAATTTTCAATGGTGCCTAAAGCAAGAACGCATTTATCCGCTAGCACATCGTATATCCTATTGTTCTTTATATTTCTTAATTTAGCCCCTATACATTTACCATTTCTAATAATAAGGGATTCAGCTTCATACTCAGATATGATAAGAGGGAGGTCACTGTATGGGGTGTCTTCTTTCCAATAGGATAATGGGGAGTAAGCCTCCCAACGGCCAGATTCCCCCAATATTTTAGTGACTTGAGGGGTTATCTTAAATTCAAAGCCAGCAAAATTTAAAGAATAGTTAGCATCATAGCTCTTTTCTGCCCATGCTAATATTTCGGACTGTACCTGTGTATAGAGAGGGGGGCCTTCTAACCAGCTTTCTGTTAAATCACTGACAATTTTTGCAGGCCAATATTCGAGAATTTCGGCTTCTATTGGTAAAATAACACCATGCCAATAGAGTGATCGGCCACCCACTCTTCGTCGTAAGCATGTTCCTTTTGAAAAATGAGGTTCACTTAAGGAGCACCATGAGCGGTAAGCATATTTATCTAAGTCTTCATTCTTCCAAAACTCATTAGCTCGTTGATATTCTTCGCCTGCATTTATATGATTGCAATCGTCAGCGGGGCCGGCCTCTATAACAACAACATTTTCAACTTTTCTATTGTTTAAATGTTTGGCTAATTCTAATCCTGACATTCCTCCACCTAATATCAGAATATTAACTCTGTCAGGGATCTCTGTCATCTTTGTGGGTGTTATCGAATCTATATTTTTCATTATGCATCCTCTAGTAGGAAAGTTTTTATTTAAAAACCAATGGTTTTAAATTAAAACCATATAATTCTCTTTGTAATTTATATATAAACTCTAGCCATGGGCCTTTAGGGAATTTTGATTGAATAAGAATTTTATTTT
Coding sequences within it:
- a CDS encoding oxidoreductase — translated: MKNIDSITPTKMTEIPDRVNILILGGGMSGLELAKHLNNRKVENVVVIEAGPADDCNHINAGEEYQRANEFWKNEDLDKYAYRSWCSLSEPHFSKGTCLRRRVGGRSLYWHGVILPIEAEILEYWPAKIVSDLTESWLEGPPLYTQVQSEILAWAEKSYDANYSLNFAGFEFKITPQVTKILGESGRWEAYSPLSYWKEDTPYSDLPLIISEYEAESLIIRNGKCIGAKLRNIKNNRIYDVLADKCVLALGTIENSRLAIQALYDSGNLIEKKITGVVDHIVQGFNVTFEYNKAPERIGKLIESHPDTIFFSPSLSGERFNLFFTVSESDFGIELEVWTMGEQIPSNHGNISVETSDDVMPLTIACDFSDVDNSLIQKEKDELNIFWRDVCNDTKIPFEPLDFEAGFIIHARTMGDVHNQFFSPSRIANYNVPITWISPLGTENHESSTLPLGEILNNNHEFNHIKNLFAIGPSTFPRPGAANPSLTTLAISRRLAYLLN